From the genome of Alosa alosa isolate M-15738 ecotype Scorff River chromosome 18, AALO_Geno_1.1, whole genome shotgun sequence, one region includes:
- the LOC125311795 gene encoding interferon-induced protein with tetratricopeptide repeats 2-like: MDSFKTPLRRKLDSLECHFTWNLSGSKRQRVEGLREYLEEVRKGGGCPWEGHLYNLLGYIVYHITDSAEEALAHLRQAEVALKEREPEGRGPRLLVNQANLAWVHYHLGELPKCHACLEEVTRLQEDFPAPPGCELHPEVYGEKGWTQIKFEHDLKKQAVANFEMALRGDPDRKEWHVGLAFAKYKVYYGVGNGKLSEEILKQIERAKTMDPDNLRISALYLVALAAVGQKTEETTREAEKLVQQIKPDQDGLGDLLHFFRVYDSPDRALQIAEESVEKYPSEKVGKKQLAHCYRRKIYESVENIDQELMRKSLDIYEEVISLYPYREDLKMNIAGLYAQSGNIEKADRIYECLLSKSEDLEPKCLQMLYSRYAKHLIWVKNLSVKSIVYHKKVVEIQVHSWERQDSLTILWKIARNNNHPKSEEIQDFLFNHLN; this comes from the exons ATGGA ctCATTCAAGACTCCTCtgaggagaaagctagacagccTTGAGTGCCACTTCACCTGGAACCTCAGTGGCAGCAAGCGGCAACGTGTTGAAGGTCTGAGGGAGTATTTGGAGGAAGTTCGTAAAGGTGGTGGCTGTCCTTGGGAGGGTCACCTGTACAACCTGCTGGGTTACATCGTCTACCACATCACAGACTCCGCAGAGGAGGCACTGGCACACCTGCGACAGGCTGAGGTGGCTCTCAAAGAGCGAGAACCGGAGGGCAGAGGACCTCGTCTGCTGGTCAACCAGGCTAACCTGGCCTGGGTGCACTACCATTTGGGCGAGCTGCCGAAGTGCCACGCTTGTCTGGAGGAAGTGACCCGGCTCCAGGAGGATTTCCCTGCACCTCCCGGGTGTGAACTGCATCCAGAGGTTTATGGGGAGAAAGGCTGGACTCAGATTAAGTTTGAACATGATTTGAAGAAGCAAGCTGTAGCTAACTTTGAAATGGCTCTGAGAGGAGACCCAGATAGAAAAGAGTGGCACGTAGGCCTCGCATTCGCCAAGTATAAAGTTTATTATGGTGTAGGGAATGGAAAGTTGAGTGAAGAAATTCTAAAGCAAATTGAACGTGCAAAGACAATGGATCCAGATAATCTTCGCATTTCAGCTCTCTACTTGGTTGCTTTGGCAGCGGTTGGCCAGAAGACAGAAGAGACTACGAGAGAGGCCGAAAAACTAGTCCAACAGATAAAACCCGATCAAGATGGCCTTGGAGATCTTCTCCATTTCTTCCGCGTATATGATTCACCAGATAGAGCTTTACAAATAGCAGAAGAGTCAGTGGAAAAATACCCGTCTGAAAAAGTAGGCAAAAAGCAGCTGGCTCATTGTTATAGAAGGAAAATTTATGAATCAGTGGAGAACATAGATCAGGAGTTGATGAGAAAATCCCTTGATATTTATGAAGAGGTCATTAGCCTTTACCCATACAGAGAGGACTTAAAAATGAATATTGCAGGATTATACGCTCAATCAGGCAACATCGAGAAAGCAGATCGGATATATGAGTGTCTTCTCAGTAAAAGTGAAGACCTGGAGCCTAAGTGTCTACAGATGTTATACTCTAGATATGCAAAGCACCTTATTTGGGTTAAAAACTTGTCTGTGAAATCCATTGTTTACCACAAAAAGGTTGTAGAAATCCAAGTTCATTCTTGGGAGAGACAGGACAGCTTGACAATTCTCTGGAAAATTGCAAGGAATAACAACCATCCAAAATCTGAAGAAATCCAAGATTTTCTGTTCAACCATCTGAACTGA